A window of the Nisaea acidiphila genome harbors these coding sequences:
- the mgtE gene encoding magnesium transporter encodes MTDETPNGPESPNVKAAAPESKGASENDLAVQRARRAKRKQKKLKRRIKDLEQELAVYDSVAASKLYGLTPELERAVAEALAEDNPRQLYRLVRPLHAADHADLIERYSGRARERLVTVLGRYFDPETLTYLDDRVREEVIPLLDEEVLKLAFQKLESDDAVEILGELDEEEQARLLEVLPESERAIVEEGLNYEDETAGRLMQRELVTVPEHWTVGQTIDFLRTNAALPNSFYDIFVIDPARRPLGKLSLSRLLRTKRPVLVEDIMQTDFHKVPVVMDQEDVAMLFRQYGLVSAPVIDAHDRLLGMITVDDVVEVMNEEAEEDILRLGGVANDDLHGGLLNTTRSRFSWLAVNLVTAILASGVIGAFETTIDKIVALAILMPIVASMGGNAGTQTLTVAVRAISMRELSSTNALKFVIKEMTVGSLNGIMFAIIAAGVCWLWFGDWEIAAVMALAMVINLFVAGLSGTLIPITLERMKVDPAVASTVFLTTVTDVVGFFTFLGLAALFLI; translated from the coding sequence ATGACCGACGAAACCCCGAACGGACCGGAATCGCCGAACGTGAAGGCGGCCGCGCCCGAATCGAAGGGGGCGTCGGAAAACGATCTCGCCGTTCAGCGTGCGCGCAGAGCGAAGCGCAAGCAAAAGAAGCTGAAGCGCCGGATCAAGGATCTGGAGCAGGAGCTCGCCGTCTATGACAGTGTGGCCGCCTCCAAGCTTTACGGCCTGACGCCGGAACTGGAGCGCGCCGTTGCCGAGGCGCTCGCGGAGGACAATCCGCGCCAGCTCTACCGCCTCGTTCGACCGCTTCACGCAGCCGATCATGCCGACCTTATCGAGCGCTATTCGGGCCGCGCGCGCGAGCGGCTGGTCACGGTGCTCGGGCGCTATTTCGACCCGGAGACCCTGACCTATCTCGATGACCGGGTGCGCGAGGAAGTGATCCCGCTGCTCGACGAGGAAGTGCTGAAGCTCGCATTCCAGAAGCTGGAGTCCGACGACGCCGTCGAGATCCTCGGCGAGCTGGACGAGGAAGAGCAGGCCCGGCTGCTCGAGGTTCTGCCCGAGAGCGAGCGCGCGATCGTCGAGGAAGGGCTCAATTACGAGGACGAAACCGCAGGCCGCCTGATGCAGCGCGAACTGGTGACCGTGCCGGAGCACTGGACCGTCGGCCAGACGATCGATTTCCTGCGGACCAATGCGGCGCTGCCGAACTCGTTCTACGATATCTTCGTCATTGACCCGGCGCGCCGCCCGCTCGGCAAGCTCTCTCTGAGCCGCCTGCTCCGGACCAAGCGTCCGGTGCTGGTCGAGGACATCATGCAGACGGACTTCCACAAGGTTCCTGTGGTGATGGACCAGGAAGACGTCGCCATGCTGTTCCGGCAATACGGTCTGGTCTCCGCGCCGGTCATCGACGCACATGACCGGCTGCTCGGCATGATCACGGTGGATGACGTGGTCGAGGTGATGAACGAAGAGGCCGAGGAAGACATCCTGCGCCTCGGCGGTGTTGCCAATGACGATCTCCATGGAGGGCTGCTGAACACCACACGCAGCCGGTTCTCCTGGCTCGCAGTCAACTTGGTGACGGCGATACTCGCCTCCGGCGTGATCGGCGCGTTCGAGACCACGATCGACAAGATTGTGGCACTCGCGATCCTGATGCCGATCGTTGCCTCGATGGGCGGTAACGCGGGAACCCAGACGCTGACGGTGGCGGTTCGCGCGATCTCGATGCGCGAGCTCAGTTCGACCAATGCGCTCAAGTTCGTCATCAAGGAGATGACCGTCGGCTCGCTGAACGGGATCATGTTCGCGATCATCGCCGCGGGTGTCTGCTGGCTCTGGTTCGGCGACTGGGAGATCGCGGCGGTGATGGCGCTGGCGATGGTCATCAATCTCTTCGTCGCCGGGTTGTCCGGAACGTTGATCCCGATCACGCTGGAACGCATGAAAGTCGATCCCGCCGTGGCTTCGACGGTTTTTCTCACAACGGTGACCGACGTGGTCGGGTTTTTTACCTTCCTCGGTCTGGCGGCGCTGTTCCTCATCTGA
- a CDS encoding TetR/AcrR family transcriptional regulator produces MAESRETILEKASGLFLARGYGAVGTAEICRVAGVNKGTLYHFYPTKLDLLLAAIDRYAEAFRDDFRAIAVSGRPAPEKLKALFGVTARANQDWKERNGHAQGCLVGNSVLELGASEEAVRAHAEAAFTSWEREIAPVIEELQANGQLEGLDPQRGAAAVIALMQGGLVLAKSRNDPSEISRLAGAAIGALTALQSD; encoded by the coding sequence ATGGCTGAAAGCCGCGAGACGATCCTCGAAAAAGCCAGCGGCCTTTTCCTCGCCCGGGGATATGGGGCCGTCGGAACGGCCGAGATCTGTCGCGTAGCGGGCGTGAACAAGGGGACGCTCTACCACTTCTACCCGACCAAGCTCGATCTGCTGCTCGCTGCGATAGACCGGTATGCCGAAGCGTTCAGGGACGACTTCAGGGCAATTGCCGTCTCGGGTCGCCCGGCGCCGGAGAAACTGAAGGCACTGTTCGGAGTCACAGCGCGCGCCAATCAGGACTGGAAGGAGCGGAACGGGCATGCGCAGGGCTGCCTTGTCGGCAACTCCGTGCTGGAACTCGGCGCCAGCGAAGAGGCGGTGCGCGCGCATGCCGAGGCGGCCTTCACGAGTTGGGAACGGGAAATCGCCCCGGTGATCGAGGAATTGCAGGCGAACGGCCAACTGGAAGGGCTGGACCCGCAACGCGGGGCGGCTGCCGTTATCGCCTTGATGCAGGGTGGCCTCGTTCTCGCGAAGTCGCGCAACGACCCTTCGGAGATCAGCCGGCTCGCCGGCGCCGCTATCGGCGCTCTGACAGCATTACAATCCGACTGA
- a CDS encoding MerR family transcriptional regulator: MLKEITTADLAREFGLTTRAIRHYESVGLIAPARRGRTRLFSQRDRVRLGLIARGRRLGLALEEIREIIDLYDAERGEERQILLLLGKLRARRAKLQEQVRELTSILEELDSVEASCIQTLTDLSGQAND, translated from the coding sequence ATGCTGAAGGAAATCACCACGGCGGATCTTGCGCGCGAGTTCGGGCTGACCACCCGGGCAATCCGGCACTACGAGTCCGTCGGGCTGATCGCGCCGGCGCGGCGTGGCCGTACGCGGCTTTTCAGCCAGCGCGACCGGGTGCGGTTGGGCCTCATTGCCCGGGGGCGTCGGCTCGGCCTGGCGCTTGAGGAAATCCGTGAAATCATCGATCTCTACGATGCCGAACGCGGCGAGGAGCGCCAGATCCTGCTGCTGCTCGGTAAGCTGAGGGCGCGCCGCGCGAAGTTGCAGGAGCAGGTGCGGGAATTGACCAGCATTCTCGAAGAGCTCGATTCCGTCGAAGCAAGCTGCATTCAGACATTGACGGATCTCTCGGGGCAGGCAAATGATTGA
- a CDS encoding RidA family protein, whose amino-acid sequence MIGKRIYSGSPFEEMAGYARAVVDGDMVYVSGTTGFNPETMSFPDSVEEQAELCFHNIQRALVQAHSNLENMLRVRIFVASREEFDRIKPIIKKYCDAARPANTTIICDLAEEQMRVEVEVTAKTVHRPQGNER is encoded by the coding sequence ATGATCGGCAAGCGCATCTATTCCGGTTCGCCATTCGAGGAGATGGCCGGCTATGCCCGCGCCGTCGTCGATGGCGACATGGTCTATGTCTCGGGGACGACCGGCTTCAATCCCGAAACCATGAGCTTCCCCGATAGTGTCGAGGAACAGGCCGAACTCTGCTTTCATAATATCCAGCGAGCGCTCGTCCAGGCGCACAGCAACCTCGAGAACATGCTCCGGGTTCGGATCTTCGTGGCAAGCCGAGAAGAGTTCGACCGGATCAAGCCGATCATCAAAAAGTATTGCGACGCCGCGCGGCCGGCCAACACCACGATCATCTGCGACCTCGCGGAGGAACAGATGCGGGTCGAGGTCGAAGTGACGGCAAAGACGGTCCATCGCCCGCAGGGCAACGAACGCTGA
- a CDS encoding SDR family oxidoreductase, translating into MPTVLITGANRGIGLELARAYAADGWNVIGTCRKPENATDLKAVGGVEIVALDVTDPASVAALAEQLGDRPIDVVLNNAGINHRGSTLSEIDYGNWAETMDANVFGPMRVSEALMANVLAGERKQMAYISSKMGSVAECTGGSYMYRSSKTALNMAVKCLSLEFAPKGVTAVMFHPGHVRTDMGGPSAPVLATESAAGIKSVIDNLKPSDNGRFFNYDGTGLPW; encoded by the coding sequence ATGCCGACAGTTCTCATCACCGGAGCCAATCGCGGGATCGGTCTCGAGCTCGCCCGCGCCTACGCCGCGGACGGCTGGAACGTCATCGGCACCTGCCGGAAACCGGAGAACGCGACGGATCTGAAAGCGGTCGGCGGTGTCGAGATTGTCGCTCTCGACGTCACCGATCCGGCGAGCGTTGCCGCTCTCGCGGAGCAGCTTGGGGACCGGCCAATTGATGTGGTGCTGAACAATGCAGGCATCAATCACCGGGGCTCCACTCTCTCCGAGATCGATTACGGCAACTGGGCGGAGACAATGGACGCCAATGTGTTCGGGCCCATGCGGGTTTCCGAGGCGCTGATGGCGAACGTGCTCGCGGGCGAGCGCAAGCAGATGGCCTATATCAGCTCGAAAATGGGTTCGGTCGCCGAATGTACCGGCGGGTCCTACATGTACCGGTCCTCCAAGACGGCCCTGAACATGGCGGTAAAGTGTCTCTCGCTTGAGTTCGCGCCGAAAGGAGTCACGGCGGTCATGTTCCATCCGGGACACGTCCGCACCGATATGGGCGGTCCTTCTGCCCCTGTCCTGGCGACGGAGAGCGCGGCCGGGATCAAATCGGTGATCGACAATCTCAAGCCCTCCGACAACGGGCGTTTCTTCAACTACGACGGAACCGGGCTGCCCTGGTAG
- a CDS encoding carboxymuconolactone decarboxylase family protein: protein MTGMTPIDPANAGPDALAAMNEAKAQFGAVINLFKVAANAPNVLMGLMQMKKAMHVGNELDAKLTEQVAMLVSALNRCDYCVNVHMHVGKMNGLSEQEMLGAMAGKGADAKAQALMDYANEVVRNRGLVSDGTMRKVRSAGFSDKALLETVGVIGFYTTLQYIRHVADPAHDFPVVRDFDPERHGTNDGPAYVTA from the coding sequence ATGACCGGAATGACCCCAATCGATCCCGCCAATGCGGGCCCCGACGCCCTCGCCGCGATGAACGAAGCCAAGGCGCAATTCGGCGCCGTCATCAATCTGTTCAAGGTGGCGGCCAATGCGCCGAACGTCCTGATGGGGCTGATGCAGATGAAAAAGGCGATGCATGTCGGAAACGAACTCGACGCCAAGCTCACCGAGCAGGTGGCGATGCTCGTCTCGGCCCTCAACCGTTGCGACTACTGCGTCAACGTCCACATGCATGTCGGCAAGATGAATGGCCTCTCAGAACAGGAGATGCTCGGCGCAATGGCCGGAAAGGGGGCGGATGCGAAAGCTCAGGCCCTGATGGACTATGCCAATGAGGTCGTCCGCAACCGCGGCCTCGTCTCTGACGGCACGATGCGGAAAGTCCGTTCCGCCGGATTCTCCGACAAGGCCCTGCTGGAGACGGTCGGCGTCATCGGTTTCTACACCACGCTTCAATATATCCGGCATGTCGCCGATCCCGCCCACGATTTCCCGGTTGTACGGGACTTCGATCCGGAGCGGCACGGAACCAACGACGGACCGGCTTACGTGACCGCCTGA
- a CDS encoding NADP-dependent malic enzyme — translation MAEGLKDAALYFHKHPRPGKLTVEATKPLATQRDLSLAYSPGVAYACTAIAEDPSEVRNLTARGNLVGVVTNGTAVLGLGNIGPLASKPVMEGKAVLFKKFAYIDVFDLEVDETDVDKFCDVVAALEPTFGGINLEDIKAPECFEIEEKLRARMNIPVFHDDQHGTAIIVAAAILSGLRCVEKKLEEIKLVTSGAGAAALACLKLLVSMGVKYENITVTDIDGVVYKGRAAMNAHLEPFAQDTDARTLGDVIDGADVFLGLSAPGVLKREMVEKMAKDPLVLALANPDPEILPEDVREVRPDALICTGRSDYPNQVNNVLCFPYIFRGALDVGATTINEEMKIAAVEAIADLAQQEVTDVVASAYGGEAPTFGPDYLIPKPFDPRLILEIAPRVAKAAMESGVATMPLDDFGWYHEKLSQFVYRSGQVMRPIVLSAKQDPKRVAFAEGEEDRILRAAQTVVDEQIARPILVGRRNVIAEKIEELHLRMRPDVDIDIVDMQADERLDSFAETYHDMMARRGVSPDRARQIMRNRPTAISSVMVCRGEADAGICGAIGRWRDHLVEVIDVIGPRQGVHRCAALSLLIMPQGPVFILDTHVNPKPSASDLIEMVGLALTEVRSFGIEPKVALLSHSNFGSSSLESAVRMRESVAALKKHYPDVEIEGEMHADAALSESIRERAFPKAGLTGAANLLVMPSIDAANISFNLLKTLGRGLSVGPMLLGTAYPMHILPSSVTVRGIVNMAAVAVVDAQAHHQARSKKE, via the coding sequence GTGGCTGAAGGATTGAAGGACGCGGCACTGTATTTTCACAAGCATCCGCGGCCAGGGAAGCTGACGGTCGAAGCGACCAAGCCTCTCGCGACGCAGCGCGATCTGTCGCTCGCCTATTCCCCGGGGGTCGCCTATGCCTGCACCGCGATCGCCGAGGACCCGTCCGAAGTCCGCAACCTGACGGCCCGCGGCAACCTCGTCGGCGTGGTGACCAACGGTACTGCCGTGCTCGGTCTTGGAAATATCGGCCCGCTGGCTTCCAAGCCGGTGATGGAAGGCAAGGCGGTTCTATTCAAGAAATTCGCTTATATCGATGTTTTCGACCTTGAGGTCGATGAGACCGACGTCGACAAATTCTGCGACGTGGTCGCGGCGCTGGAGCCGACATTCGGCGGCATCAATCTCGAGGACATCAAGGCGCCGGAATGTTTCGAGATCGAGGAGAAACTGCGCGCGCGGATGAACATCCCGGTCTTCCATGACGATCAGCACGGCACGGCGATCATCGTCGCCGCGGCGATCCTGAGCGGTCTGCGCTGCGTCGAAAAGAAGCTGGAAGAGATCAAGCTTGTCACCTCCGGTGCCGGCGCCGCCGCGCTCGCGTGCCTGAAGCTGCTCGTCTCTATGGGCGTCAAATACGAGAATATCACCGTCACCGATATCGACGGTGTCGTCTACAAGGGCCGCGCCGCAATGAACGCGCATCTCGAGCCCTTCGCACAGGACACGGACGCCCGCACGCTTGGCGATGTGATCGACGGCGCCGACGTTTTTCTCGGGCTGTCCGCGCCCGGCGTGCTGAAGCGCGAGATGGTCGAGAAGATGGCGAAGGACCCGCTGGTTCTGGCGCTCGCCAATCCGGATCCCGAGATCCTGCCGGAAGATGTCCGTGAGGTGCGGCCCGACGCGCTGATCTGCACCGGCCGTTCTGACTATCCGAATCAGGTGAACAACGTCCTTTGCTTCCCCTACATCTTCCGCGGTGCGCTCGATGTCGGGGCGACGACGATCAACGAGGAAATGAAGATTGCGGCCGTCGAGGCGATTGCCGATCTGGCGCAGCAGGAAGTCACCGATGTGGTTGCGAGCGCCTATGGCGGCGAGGCGCCGACCTTCGGGCCGGACTATCTGATCCCGAAGCCGTTCGATCCGCGCCTGATCCTCGAGATCGCGCCGCGTGTCGCCAAGGCGGCGATGGAGAGCGGGGTCGCGACCATGCCGCTCGACGATTTCGGCTGGTATCACGAGAAGCTCAGCCAGTTCGTCTACCGTTCCGGCCAGGTGATGCGGCCGATCGTTCTCTCCGCCAAGCAGGATCCGAAGCGTGTCGCCTTCGCCGAGGGTGAGGAGGACCGCATCCTCCGCGCGGCGCAGACTGTGGTCGACGAGCAGATCGCCCGTCCGATTCTGGTCGGCCGGCGCAACGTGATCGCCGAGAAGATTGAGGAGCTGCATCTGCGTATGCGTCCGGATGTCGATATCGACATCGTCGATATGCAGGCGGACGAGCGGCTGGACAGTTTCGCCGAGACCTACCACGACATGATGGCCCGTCGCGGCGTTTCGCCTGACCGGGCGCGGCAAATCATGCGCAACCGGCCGACGGCGATCTCCTCCGTGATGGTCTGCCGCGGCGAGGCCGACGCCGGGATCTGCGGCGCCATCGGACGCTGGCGCGATCATCTGGTCGAGGTGATAGACGTCATCGGTCCGCGACAGGGCGTGCATCGCTGCGCCGCGCTCAGCCTTCTGATCATGCCGCAGGGGCCGGTCTTCATTCTCGATACCCATGTCAATCCGAAGCCCTCCGCCTCGGACCTGATCGAGATGGTTGGCCTCGCCCTTACCGAGGTTCGCAGCTTCGGCATCGAGCCCAAGGTGGCGCTGCTCTCGCACTCGAATTTCGGCTCTTCGAGCCTGGAATCGGCCGTGCGTATGCGCGAATCCGTGGCGGCGCTGAAGAAGCACTACCCGGATGTCGAGATCGAGGGCGAGATGCATGCGGACGCGGCACTCTCGGAGTCGATCCGCGAGCGGGCCTTTCCGAAGGCCGGGCTCACGGGAGCGGCAAACCTTCTCGTCATGCCGAGCATCGATGCGGCCAACATCTCCTTCAATCTGCTGAAGACCCTTGGGCGCGGCCTGTCCGTCGGCCCCATGCTGCTCGGCACCGCCTATCCGATGCATATCCTGCCGTCCTCGGTCACGGTGCGCGGCATCGTGAACATGGCGGCGGTCGCGGTGGTCGACGCGCAGGCGCATCATCAGGCCCGTTCCAAGAAGGAATGA
- a CDS encoding DNA-3-methyladenine glycosylase I, whose translation MAIEHDNGLVIEADGKPRCWWCAGDDLYRHYHDTEWGQRVRDDRTLFEKICLEGFQSGLSWLTILRKRENFRAAFANFEIAKVASFGEADIERCVKDAGIIRHRGKIVSTINNARRAIELIEKEGSLSDYVWQFRAEHRGPERLDYPTLRQMAVTPESTALSKDLKKRGWSFVGPTTCYAFMQAMGMVDDHVEGCHVTVGERR comes from the coding sequence TTGGCCATCGAACACGATAACGGCCTCGTCATCGAGGCGGACGGCAAACCGCGTTGCTGGTGGTGCGCTGGGGACGATCTCTATCGTCACTACCACGATACCGAGTGGGGCCAGCGGGTGCGCGACGACCGGACGCTGTTCGAGAAGATCTGTCTCGAAGGCTTCCAATCCGGTCTCTCCTGGCTGACGATCCTCCGCAAGCGGGAGAACTTTCGCGCCGCTTTCGCCAATTTCGAAATCGCAAAGGTGGCCTCGTTCGGGGAAGCCGATATCGAACGCTGCGTGAAGGATGCGGGGATTATCCGTCATCGCGGCAAGATCGTCTCCACCATCAACAATGCACGCCGGGCAATCGAGCTGATCGAGAAGGAGGGCTCGCTTTCCGACTATGTCTGGCAGTTCCGGGCAGAACACCGGGGGCCGGAGAGGCTCGACTATCCGACGCTCCGGCAGATGGCGGTGACACCGGAATCGACGGCACTTTCGAAAGATCTGAAGAAGCGCGGCTGGAGCTTTGTCGGGCCGACGACCTGCTATGCATTCATGCAGGCGATGGGCATGGTCGATGACCATGTCGAGGGTTGTCACGTAACGGTCGGAGAGAGACGGTAG
- the lipB gene encoding lipoyl(octanoyl) transferase LipB, producing MSSMNVEWRVSDDPVAYPDAVAEMETRAAAIRDGSAPELVWLLEHPPLYTAGTSAKQADLLQPDRFPVYEAGRGGEYTYHGPGQRVAYVLLDLKARKPDVRAFVQALEDWVIRTLAAFNVKGERRDGRVGIWVTRGDLGAPSKEDKIAAIGVRVRRWVTFHGISINVDPELSHFEGIVPCGIAEHGVTSLHDLGQLAAMAEVDMALQEAFEGVFGNAGAFARREPSMPVGGGMTAHG from the coding sequence GTGAGCAGCATGAATGTCGAATGGCGGGTCTCGGACGATCCGGTTGCCTATCCCGACGCGGTCGCGGAGATGGAAACGCGCGCCGCGGCCATTCGCGACGGCAGCGCGCCGGAGCTCGTCTGGCTGCTGGAACATCCACCGCTCTACACCGCCGGCACCAGCGCGAAGCAGGCGGATTTGCTGCAACCGGACCGCTTCCCGGTCTACGAGGCCGGGCGCGGCGGCGAGTACACCTATCATGGTCCCGGCCAGCGTGTGGCCTACGTGCTGCTCGACCTGAAAGCGCGGAAACCGGATGTCCGCGCATTCGTGCAGGCTTTGGAGGATTGGGTGATCCGGACCCTCGCCGCCTTCAACGTGAAAGGCGAACGCCGCGACGGACGGGTCGGGATCTGGGTCACGCGCGGCGATCTGGGCGCGCCTTCGAAAGAGGACAAGATCGCCGCCATCGGCGTCCGCGTGCGCCGCTGGGTCACCTTCCACGGCATCTCGATCAATGTCGATCCCGAGTTGTCCCATTTCGAGGGAATCGTGCCCTGCGGCATCGCCGAGCATGGAGTAACGAGCCTGCACGATCTGGGTCAGCTCGCCGCCATGGCGGAGGTCGATATGGCATTGCAGGAGGCGTTCGAGGGCGTTTTCGGAAATGCCGGGGCTTTCGCCCGCCGGGAGCCGTCAATGCCGGTGGGCGGCGGCATGACCGCTCATGGCTGA
- a CDS encoding PaaI family thioesterase: MIDVNVNESPMVALRTPNPDFAVRVRESFARQAFMTHIGAVLTEVEAGRCEIVLPYREELTQQHGFFHGGVIGTLADNACGYAAFTLAPADASILTVEYKMNIVSPGDGDRLVARAKVVRPGRSLVVCQADIHAEKNGSEKLVATALGTLMLMHGRDDGPNVY; the protein is encoded by the coding sequence ATGATTGACGTGAACGTCAACGAGAGTCCGATGGTCGCGCTCCGCACCCCCAATCCCGACTTCGCCGTCCGGGTGCGTGAGAGTTTCGCGCGTCAGGCTTTCATGACGCATATCGGGGCTGTGTTGACGGAAGTCGAAGCGGGGCGATGCGAGATCGTTCTGCCTTATCGCGAGGAACTGACCCAGCAGCACGGATTCTTTCATGGCGGCGTGATCGGCACGCTGGCGGACAATGCCTGCGGCTATGCCGCCTTTACGCTCGCCCCCGCCGATGCCAGCATCCTCACCGTCGAATACAAGATGAACATCGTCTCGCCCGGCGACGGGGACCGGCTGGTGGCGCGAGCGAAAGTTGTTCGCCCCGGGCGCTCGCTGGTGGTCTGCCAGGCCGATATCCATGCCGAGAAGAACGGGAGCGAGAAACTGGTCGCCACCGCGCTCGGCACTCTGATGCTGATGCATGGCCGCGACGACGGCCCAAATGTCTACTGA
- a CDS encoding acylphosphatase — MSEHVPRTTVRVVISGRVQGVWYRGWTVGEASATGLDGWVRNRSDGTVEAVFSGPAERVDAMIEACRAGPPAAQVSGIECFDDTDPPGQSGFHQRPTL; from the coding sequence ATGAGCGAGCATGTACCGCGGACAACAGTGCGTGTGGTGATCTCCGGGCGTGTTCAGGGTGTCTGGTACCGGGGCTGGACCGTTGGCGAGGCAAGCGCCACCGGTCTCGACGGCTGGGTCCGAAACCGGAGCGACGGGACGGTGGAAGCGGTTTTTTCGGGTCCGGCGGAGCGGGTGGATGCGATGATCGAGGCCTGCCGAGCCGGTCCTCCGGCAGCGCAGGTCAGCGGCATCGAGTGTTTCGACGATACCGACCCGCCGGGCCAGTCCGGTTTCCATCAACGTCCTACGCTCTGA
- a CDS encoding 2-hydroxychromene-2-carboxylate isomerase, with protein sequence MTGSDTGGDPILFYFDFSSPFAYLAAHKINDVAKLYGREVDWRPTLLGAVFKMNGNKPLMDQPLKGAYARRDLDRCARMFGVPMQFPDSFPFLSVAAARAVWWLKSKDEALAQKVALALFNAAFQEKKAINSAEAVIEIAAANGVDPEELKAALNDPAVKEKLKTEVDASIEAGVCGAPYFIVDGEPFWGADRIDHIERWLSTGGW encoded by the coding sequence ATGACCGGGAGTGACACGGGCGGCGATCCGATCCTCTTCTACTTCGACTTTTCCTCGCCCTTCGCCTATCTGGCCGCGCACAAGATCAACGACGTGGCCAAGCTCTACGGCCGCGAGGTCGATTGGCGGCCGACCCTGCTCGGTGCCGTCTTCAAGATGAACGGCAACAAGCCGTTGATGGATCAGCCGCTGAAAGGCGCTTATGCCCGCCGCGATCTCGATCGCTGCGCGCGGATGTTCGGGGTGCCGATGCAGTTTCCCGACAGCTTCCCCTTCCTTTCCGTCGCCGCGGCGCGTGCCGTCTGGTGGCTGAAATCAAAGGACGAGGCCCTGGCGCAGAAGGTCGCGCTGGCGCTGTTCAATGCGGCCTTTCAGGAGAAAAAGGCCATCAACAGCGCCGAGGCGGTGATCGAGATCGCCGCCGCAAACGGCGTCGATCCTGAGGAACTGAAGGCGGCGCTGAACGATCCGGCCGTGAAGGAGAAGCTGAAGACCGAGGTGGATGCCTCGATCGAGGCCGGCGTCTGCGGCGCGCCTTATTTCATCGTCGACGGTGAGCCGTTCTGGGGCGCCGATCGGATCGACCATATCGAGCGCTGGCTCAGCACCGGCGGCTGGTAA
- a CDS encoding isovaleryl-CoA dehydrogenase, which produces MIPNDIPSLNYDLGETADMLRDAVRSFSADEIAPRAADIDRTNEFPMDLWPKLGDLGVLGVTVGEEYGGAGMGYLEHSVAMEEISRASASVGLSYGAHSNLCVNQIRINGTEEQKRKYLPKLISGENVGALAMSEPGAGSDVVSMKLRAVKKGDRYVLNGNKMWITNGPDADTLVVYAKTDPDAHQHGITAFLIEKGFKGFSTAQKLDKLGMRGSNTCELVFEDCEVPEENVLGKLNGGVRVLMSGLDFERAVLAAGSLGIMQACMDIVVPYLHERKQFGKPIGEFQLMQGKIADMYVTMNSAKAYVYAVAKACDRGEVTRKDAAGAILYAAEKATWMALEAIQCLGGTGYINETATGRLLRDAKLYEIGAGTSEIRRMLIGRELFKETA; this is translated from the coding sequence ATGATCCCGAACGACATTCCGTCCCTGAATTACGATCTGGGCGAGACTGCCGACATGCTGCGCGACGCGGTGCGATCCTTCTCGGCGGACGAGATTGCGCCGCGGGCCGCCGATATCGACCGGACAAACGAGTTTCCGATGGATCTCTGGCCGAAGCTGGGCGATCTCGGTGTGCTCGGCGTTACGGTCGGCGAGGAATATGGCGGCGCCGGCATGGGCTATCTCGAGCATTCCGTCGCCATGGAGGAGATCAGTCGGGCCTCGGCCTCGGTCGGGCTCAGCTACGGCGCCCATTCCAATCTCTGCGTGAACCAGATCCGCATCAACGGCACCGAGGAGCAAAAGCGCAAATATCTGCCGAAGCTGATCTCGGGCGAGAATGTCGGCGCGCTGGCGATGAGTGAGCCGGGCGCCGGGTCGGACGTCGTCTCGATGAAGCTGCGCGCCGTGAAGAAGGGCGACCGCTACGTCCTCAACGGCAACAAGATGTGGATCACCAACGGTCCCGATGCCGACACGCTGGTGGTCTATGCCAAGACCGATCCCGACGCGCATCAGCACGGCATCACCGCATTCCTGATCGAAAAGGGCTTCAAAGGGTTCTCGACGGCGCAGAAGCTGGACAAGCTCGGCATGCGGGGATCGAACACCTGCGAGCTGGTGTTCGAGGATTGCGAGGTGCCGGAGGAGAACGTCCTCGGCAAGCTGAATGGCGGCGTGCGGGTGCTGATGAGCGGCCTTGATTTCGAGCGCGCGGTGCTCGCTGCCGGGTCCCTCGGCATCATGCAGGCCTGCATGGATATCGTCGTGCCGTACCTCCACGAGCGCAAACAGTTCGGCAAACCGATCGGCGAGTTCCAGCTCATGCAGGGCAAGATCGCCGACATGTATGTGACGATGAATTCGGCCAAGGCCTATGTCTACGCGGTCGCCAAGGCCTGCGACCGGGGCGAGGTCACCCGCAAGGACGCGGCCGGCGCGATCCTCTATGCCGCGGAGAAGGCGACCTGGATGGCGCTGGAGGCGATCCAGTGCCTTGGCGGCACCGGCTATATCAACGAGACCGCGACCGGCCGCCTGTTGCGCGACGCCAAGCTCTACGAGATCGGCGCCGGGACCAGCGAGATCCGCCGCATGCTGATCGGGCGCGAACTGTTCAAGGAAACCGCCTGA